Proteins encoded by one window of Erysipelothrix rhusiopathiae:
- the rapZ gene encoding RNase adapter RapZ has protein sequence MEKQKVVLVTGLSGAGKTSAMAVLEDMGYHCIDRFPVFMIEDLVRDIEAMKDGTYSNLALSVNAADFDIFYRTFKNSECELIVLFLDASKEQLLLRYKYNRRNHPLIVANLANGLEEAIDAEIEQFSNIKSRASIIIDTTFLTQQNLTSRIKRFFKIEGNQSLSLSFISFGYRKGLPMDADLVFDVRFLNNPYWEESLRSMTGNDKPVFDYVINDEKTQEFLKYLTQFLDYAFERYIEESKHLLTVAIGCTGGQHRSVSIVNWLYENYDKQYNTLKDHRDMPEDKE, from the coding sequence ATGGAAAAACAAAAAGTAGTTTTAGTGACAGGTCTATCAGGTGCAGGGAAAACAAGTGCCATGGCCGTTTTAGAAGACATGGGGTATCATTGTATTGATCGTTTTCCTGTATTTATGATCGAGGATCTTGTAAGAGATATCGAGGCGATGAAAGATGGAACATACAGTAATTTAGCGTTAAGTGTGAATGCAGCGGATTTTGATATTTTCTACCGTACATTTAAAAACTCAGAATGCGAATTAATTGTTCTATTTTTAGATGCGAGCAAAGAGCAGCTTCTGCTGCGTTACAAATATAATCGACGTAACCATCCATTAATTGTTGCGAATTTAGCAAATGGACTTGAAGAAGCAATTGATGCGGAAATTGAACAATTTTCAAACATTAAATCACGTGCATCAATTATTATCGACACAACATTTTTAACACAACAAAACCTAACATCAAGAATTAAGCGATTCTTTAAAATTGAAGGGAACCAATCCTTGTCGCTGAGTTTTATATCCTTTGGTTACCGTAAAGGACTTCCGATGGATGCAGATCTTGTTTTTGATGTGCGATTCTTAAATAACCCATATTGGGAAGAGTCTTTACGATCGATGACGGGTAACGATAAGCCCGTATTTGATTACGTCATTAACGATGAAAAAACACAAGAGTTCTTGAAATATCTAACCCAATTTTTGGATTATGCTTTTGAACGTTATATCGAAGAATCGAAACATTTATTAACGGTTGCGATTGGATGTACCGGAGGCCAACATCGATCCGTTTCGATCGTTAATTGGCTCTATGAAAATTACGATAAGCAATACAACACACTTAAAGACCACCGAGATATGCCTGAGGACAAAGAGTAA
- the lgt gene encoding prolipoprotein diacylglyceryl transferase, which yields MIKFFPNTQTFVQIGPVSIAWYAILIMTGAFLAYYISQRNLLKVGYKRDDIEDLFMGALIAGFLGARIWYVLFFEFKTYLAQPLRIFAIHEGGLAIQGGLIAGVAFGYWFTKRRRLNFIQWADLIIPNILLAQAIGRWGNFMNKEAYGRVVQESFYNHFPMWFKDMMFIDGAFRQPTFFYESVANIIGWILIVFVLKRLSKIKRGDLTFAYMMWYGATRFIIEGFRSDSLMFGPIRVAQFISIIFVVVGVAGYLGCFKKYLERPKPIILFDFDGTIANTQACILETFRRVFEIYKSEYQLDEQEMKTFLGPTLHDTFSKYFEEDEIDSIIQEYRRINHELHDTYVVPMEHAIELLEDLKNEGYRMGIVSNKITSTLELGMEVTGIKPELFEVVLGCDLFEPVKPDPAGIDKALELMNADRGQLIYVGDSASDILAGQRAGSFTIGYVFDKIREKDLEESKPNRMISDLMEIKEILKEDHEWTITMM from the coding sequence ATGATTAAGTTTTTTCCAAATACTCAAACATTTGTGCAGATTGGACCTGTAAGTATTGCGTGGTATGCAATTCTTATTATGACGGGTGCATTTCTTGCATATTATATAAGCCAACGTAACTTACTTAAGGTAGGTTATAAAAGAGATGATATTGAAGATTTATTTATGGGGGCGCTCATCGCCGGTTTTCTCGGTGCACGTATCTGGTATGTTTTATTTTTTGAATTTAAAACCTATCTTGCTCAACCCTTACGTATTTTTGCAATTCACGAAGGGGGTCTTGCAATTCAAGGAGGCTTGATTGCGGGAGTTGCTTTCGGTTATTGGTTTACAAAACGACGTCGTCTTAATTTCATACAATGGGCCGATTTAATTATTCCAAATATACTACTAGCTCAAGCAATAGGTCGCTGGGGTAATTTTATGAATAAAGAGGCTTATGGACGTGTAGTCCAAGAAAGTTTCTATAATCATTTTCCGATGTGGTTTAAAGACATGATGTTTATTGACGGTGCCTTCCGTCAGCCTACATTTTTCTATGAAAGTGTCGCAAACATCATTGGGTGGATTCTCATTGTTTTTGTACTTAAACGATTAAGTAAAATTAAGCGTGGTGATTTAACCTTTGCATACATGATGTGGTATGGGGCAACGCGTTTTATCATTGAAGGATTTAGATCTGATAGTCTTATGTTTGGACCGATTCGTGTTGCGCAATTTATCTCAATTATATTTGTGGTTGTTGGTGTTGCGGGATATTTGGGCTGTTTTAAGAAATACCTTGAGCGTCCAAAACCGATTATTTTATTCGATTTTGATGGAACCATCGCCAATACACAAGCATGTATTTTAGAAACATTCCGTCGCGTGTTTGAAATATACAAATCCGAATACCAGTTGGATGAGCAAGAAATGAAAACATTCCTTGGTCCCACACTTCACGATACGTTTAGTAAATACTTTGAAGAAGATGAAATCGACTCAATTATTCAAGAGTATCGACGTATTAATCATGAATTACATGACACCTATGTTGTTCCTATGGAACACGCCATAGAGCTCTTAGAAGATTTAAAAAATGAAGGCTATCGAATGGGTATAGTTTCAAATAAAATCACATCAACCCTCGAACTTGGTATGGAAGTGACAGGAATAAAACCTGAACTTTTTGAAGTCGTATTAGGCTGTGATTTATTTGAACCGGTTAAACCCGATCCAGCAGGCATCGATAAGGCACTTGAATTGATGAATGCAGATCGTGGACAATTAATATATGTTGGAGATTCTGCTTCGGATATTCTCGCTGGACAGCGGGCAGGTTCGTTTACTATCGGATATGTATTTGATAAAATACGTGAGAAGGATTTAGAAGAAAGTAAACCGAATCGTATGATTTCGGATTTAATGGAAATCAAAGAAATATTGAAGGAGGATCACGAATGGACAATAACTATGATGTAA
- the hprK gene encoding HPr(Ser) kinase/phosphatase, whose translation MEERVSCSVKTLVDHFGFKQVAGDRESLRRRITLPNTNRPGLELTGFYAHAEPKRVVIIGNKESSFIKTLDELEQEERFGTILNEETPFALITGGNPCPPTLCKVANQKNFPVFVTERPSSDIMVEIVTFLDEVLAPTGNVHGVLMNVFGKGVLIIGESGMGKSEVALELVLRGHALIADDRVDITRVKDKIIGTAPELLRSMLEIRGIGIIDVSQMFGVRSYLEQEEINFVIEFTKWDDNQQYLRAGIEEQLPYEALGLQIPHLVFPVKEGRNMAVLVESAVRDHMLKQRGINSAELFDERVMDFIKRQAKEHVDD comes from the coding sequence ATGGAAGAAAGAGTATCGTGTAGTGTTAAAACACTTGTTGACCATTTCGGGTTTAAACAAGTAGCAGGTGATCGTGAATCATTAAGAAGACGTATTACCCTCCCAAATACAAATAGACCAGGGCTTGAATTAACAGGGTTTTATGCCCATGCAGAACCGAAACGTGTTGTTATTATTGGTAATAAAGAATCATCATTTATCAAAACACTTGATGAATTAGAACAAGAAGAACGATTTGGTACAATACTCAACGAAGAAACACCATTTGCTTTAATTACAGGTGGAAATCCATGTCCACCCACACTTTGTAAAGTAGCCAACCAAAAGAACTTTCCAGTGTTTGTAACAGAACGACCAAGTTCCGACATTATGGTGGAAATCGTTACGTTCTTGGATGAAGTATTGGCGCCTACGGGAAATGTTCACGGTGTTTTAATGAACGTTTTCGGGAAAGGTGTATTGATTATCGGTGAGAGTGGTATGGGTAAAAGTGAGGTAGCACTTGAATTGGTATTGCGTGGACATGCACTGATTGCGGATGATCGCGTTGATATAACACGTGTTAAAGATAAAATAATCGGGACCGCACCCGAGTTACTTCGTAGTATGCTCGAAATTCGTGGAATTGGTATCATCGATGTAAGTCAGATGTTTGGTGTGCGTTCCTATCTCGAACAAGAAGAAATTAATTTTGTGATTGAGTTTACCAAATGGGATGATAACCAGCAATATTTAAGAGCGGGTATCGAAGAACAACTGCCTTATGAAGCATTGGGACTACAAATTCCACACCTTGTATTTCCTGTTAAAGAGGGACGGAATATGGCGGTACTCGTTGAATCAGCGGTGCGTGATCATATGCTTAAACAACGAGGAATTAATAGCGCAGAGCTTTTTGACGAGCGCGTAATGGATTTTATTAAACGTCAAGCAAAGGAGCATGTTGATGATTAA
- the uvrB gene encoding excinuclease ABC subunit UvrB has protein sequence MANKEEHKFELVSKFDPKGDQVRAIGELTQGILDGKKEQVLLGATGTGKTFTVSQVIAKLNRPTLVFVHNKTLAGQLYSEFKEFFPNNRVEYFVSNFDYYQPEAYLPGSDTYIEKSSMINQELDMLRHAAQNSVLQRRDTIIVASVASIYATADPSYYKEMLYVMRVGQEITREDLMRDLVKRQYIRNDIEQSVGTFRVRGDVIEVVRGDRDDIVVRVEFFGDEIDRIVEVDRITGNVREGYLVYDIFPANQYARDMDQIRPAADRIEAELHERLAYFESENKLVEHQRLKQRTEYDLEALREFGMCSGVENYSMHIDGRDPNQRPYTLFDYFPDDYLFIVDESHVSLPQVRGMYNGDQSRKRTLVEYGFRLPSAMNNRPMTFEEFTSVQKQTIYVSATPGDYELEKVNHQVVEQIIRPTGLLDPTIEIKKSQGQVDDLIDQILERRERDERVLITTLTVKMAQDLTNYLLETGIKVAYLHHETKTLERIEILRDLRLGKYDVVVGINLLREGLDLPEVSLIAILDADKEGFLRSYRSLVQIVGRAARNSNGHVIMYADRITDSMKKTIDETKRRRDIQIAYNEKNGITPQTIKKEIRDVIAGKETAELTHRIRNNKGKRKDKKAVDELIQKLEKEMREAAALLDFERAAQLRDIVMEMKASL, from the coding sequence ATGGCAAATAAAGAAGAACATAAATTTGAACTTGTATCTAAATTTGATCCTAAAGGAGATCAAGTTAGAGCAATCGGCGAGCTTACTCAAGGGATTCTTGATGGTAAAAAAGAACAGGTTCTTTTAGGGGCAACGGGAACAGGTAAAACCTTTACCGTCAGTCAAGTAATCGCGAAGTTAAACAGACCGACGCTTGTTTTTGTGCATAATAAAACACTTGCAGGTCAACTTTATTCGGAATTTAAAGAATTTTTCCCGAATAACCGTGTAGAGTATTTTGTTTCAAACTTTGATTATTATCAACCTGAAGCCTACTTACCAGGTTCAGACACCTATATCGAAAAAAGTTCGATGATTAATCAAGAGTTGGATATGCTTCGACATGCAGCACAAAACTCAGTATTACAACGTCGTGATACCATTATTGTTGCATCGGTAGCGAGTATCTATGCAACGGCAGATCCAAGTTACTATAAAGAAATGTTGTATGTGATGCGTGTTGGTCAAGAAATAACGCGTGAAGATTTAATGAGAGACCTTGTAAAACGTCAATACATCCGCAATGATATCGAACAAAGTGTGGGAACATTTAGAGTTCGTGGTGATGTTATTGAAGTGGTTCGCGGTGATCGCGATGATATCGTGGTTCGTGTTGAGTTTTTTGGTGATGAAATTGATCGTATCGTTGAAGTAGATCGTATTACCGGGAATGTCCGTGAAGGGTATTTAGTCTACGATATTTTCCCAGCAAATCAGTATGCGCGGGATATGGATCAAATTCGTCCGGCTGCAGATCGAATCGAAGCTGAGTTGCATGAACGCTTGGCGTATTTTGAGTCTGAGAATAAACTTGTGGAACACCAACGACTTAAACAACGCACAGAGTATGACCTTGAGGCATTACGAGAATTTGGGATGTGTTCGGGTGTGGAAAACTACTCAATGCATATTGACGGTCGTGATCCAAACCAAAGACCTTACACACTCTTTGATTACTTCCCGGATGATTATCTCTTTATTGTGGATGAGTCTCACGTTTCACTACCTCAAGTTAGAGGAATGTATAATGGAGATCAGTCTCGTAAGCGTACACTTGTAGAGTATGGGTTCCGATTGCCAAGTGCAATGAATAACCGTCCAATGACGTTTGAAGAATTTACAAGTGTTCAAAAACAAACGATTTATGTATCCGCTACTCCTGGGGATTATGAACTTGAAAAAGTAAATCATCAGGTTGTTGAACAAATTATACGTCCTACGGGTCTTTTAGATCCTACAATCGAAATCAAAAAAAGTCAGGGTCAGGTTGATGACTTAATTGATCAAATCTTAGAGCGTCGTGAGCGTGATGAACGTGTTTTAATTACGACATTAACCGTAAAAATGGCTCAAGATTTAACCAATTATCTTCTAGAAACAGGTATTAAAGTTGCTTATCTTCATCATGAAACGAAGACACTTGAGCGTATTGAAATCCTAAGAGATTTACGTTTAGGTAAATATGATGTCGTGGTGGGAATTAACCTTTTAAGAGAGGGTCTTGATCTTCCAGAGGTTAGTCTCATTGCGATTCTTGATGCCGATAAAGAGGGTTTCCTCCGCTCATACCGTTCATTGGTTCAAATTGTAGGGCGTGCAGCTCGAAATTCAAATGGTCACGTTATCATGTATGCAGATCGAATCACAGATTCGATGAAAAAGACGATCGATGAAACAAAACGAAGACGTGATATTCAAATTGCATATAATGAAAAAAACGGTATTACCCCACAAACGATTAAGAAAGAAATACGTGATGTCATTGCAGGTAAAGAAACTGCAGAATTAACACATCGAATTCGTAACAATAAAGGAAAACGCAAGGATAAAAAAGCTGTGGATGAACTTATCCAAAAACTTGAAAAAGAAATGCGAGAAGCAGCAGCACTTCTTGATTTTGAGAGAGCAGCGCAACTCCGTGATATTGTTATGGAGATGAAAGCAAGCTTATAG
- a CDS encoding NAD(P)/FAD-dependent oxidoreductase, whose translation MDNNYDVIIIGAGPAGLTAAVYAGRAGLKTAMLESEAPGGKMIKTDLVQNYPGVDNITGVDLSMKMFEHSTAYGTEYLYGNVNGIVDEGEFKVIKTEDGSEYRAHVVIVATGTNERTLGFEKDDALLGHGLSYCAVCDGAFFRDKKVVVIGGGNSALEEAVYLTQFANEVNLVIRRDVFRGDDSAQRQVFNNEKINIIKKHIPVDYIDKDGKLTGMKFEHVETGEPLVIDTDGVFPYIGAIPATGFLKDLNVLDNEGYLIVNNQLETAIPGIFGAGDVIQKHLRQIVTATSDGAIAAQNAFHYIQDLKSKA comes from the coding sequence ATGGACAATAACTATGATGTAATCATTATTGGAGCTGGTCCAGCAGGTTTAACAGCAGCCGTTTATGCAGGACGCGCAGGCTTGAAAACAGCAATGTTGGAATCAGAAGCTCCCGGTGGAAAAATGATTAAAACGGACTTGGTCCAAAATTATCCAGGTGTAGATAATATTACAGGTGTTGATTTATCAATGAAGATGTTTGAACACTCAACAGCTTATGGAACAGAATACCTTTATGGGAATGTGAATGGCATTGTTGATGAAGGAGAATTTAAAGTAATCAAAACGGAAGATGGTTCAGAATATCGTGCCCATGTTGTGATTGTGGCAACAGGGACAAACGAACGTACATTAGGATTTGAAAAAGATGATGCTCTCTTGGGTCATGGTTTATCTTATTGTGCTGTGTGTGATGGAGCATTCTTTAGAGACAAAAAAGTAGTAGTTATTGGTGGCGGAAACTCCGCTCTTGAAGAAGCAGTCTATTTAACACAGTTTGCAAATGAAGTGAACCTTGTGATTCGTAGAGATGTATTCCGTGGTGATGATTCTGCGCAACGCCAAGTATTTAATAACGAAAAAATTAATATCATAAAAAAACACATTCCAGTAGACTATATCGATAAAGATGGGAAGTTAACAGGGATGAAATTCGAACATGTTGAAACGGGAGAACCGCTTGTTATTGACACAGATGGCGTCTTCCCTTATATTGGAGCGATTCCAGCAACGGGGTTCTTAAAAGATTTAAATGTTCTTGATAATGAAGGTTATTTGATTGTTAATAACCAACTTGAAACTGCAATTCCAGGTATCTTTGGAGCAGGAGATGTTATTCAGAAACATTTACGTCAAATTGTTACAGCAACAAGTGATGGTGCAATTGCAGCGCAAAATGCATTTCACTATATACAAGATCTTAAATCTAAGGCATAG
- a CDS encoding aminoglycoside 6-adenylyltransferase → MRTETEIMTLILEQAKLSQHIRIVAMNGSRVNKEIEKDSMQDYDIAFIVDNLEYFINHQSWLESFGKVLMMQRPDDFTLFGQSKSRDYHYLVQFEDGVRIDFTFIAIENLEAYLQEDHLVEIILDKDSIISGVIPATDRDYWIKKPNEQNYRDCINEMLWLSFYVVKGIKRHEPIYAMDHLASMRQMLLQMITWQVGFETDFSISVGKNYKYLDRYISSSMWDKLLATYNLSSKEHCVVVLESMLTIFSVVADRVGDYGTFVYDRHEYHDVSTYVLKQINDE, encoded by the coding sequence ATGCGAACAGAAACAGAAATTATGACACTAATTTTGGAGCAAGCAAAATTGAGTCAACATATCCGAATTGTCGCAATGAATGGTTCACGAGTGAATAAAGAAATTGAAAAAGATTCAATGCAAGACTATGATATTGCATTCATTGTGGATAATTTAGAATATTTCATCAATCATCAGTCTTGGTTGGAGTCTTTTGGAAAAGTCCTTATGATGCAAAGACCGGATGATTTTACGCTGTTTGGACAGTCGAAATCGCGCGATTATCATTACTTGGTTCAATTTGAAGATGGGGTTCGTATCGACTTTACCTTTATTGCTATTGAAAATTTAGAGGCCTACCTTCAAGAAGACCACTTGGTAGAAATCATCTTGGATAAAGATTCCATTATATCAGGTGTCATACCGGCAACTGATCGCGACTATTGGATTAAAAAGCCAAATGAACAAAACTATCGAGATTGTATTAATGAAATGTTGTGGTTATCATTCTATGTGGTTAAAGGTATCAAACGTCATGAGCCAATTTATGCGATGGACCACCTCGCATCGATGCGTCAAATGCTTCTCCAAATGATTACTTGGCAAGTTGGATTTGAAACGGATTTCTCGATTAGTGTTGGAAAGAATTATAAATATTTAGATCGATATATCAGTTCAAGTATGTGGGATAAATTGCTTGCAACGTACAATTTAAGTTCAAAAGAGCACTGTGTAGTGGTTTTGGAATCGATGTTAACCATCTTCTCAGTTGTGGCTGATCGAGTGGGCGATTATGGAACGTTTGTATATGATCGTCATGAATATCATGATGTTTCAACTTATGTCTTAAAACAGATTAACGATGAGTAA
- a CDS encoding gluconeogenesis factor YvcK family protein codes for MKVAVVGGGKGQSALLRGLKHIESIELSAIVTVADDGGSTGRLREDFNVPAMGDIRNVMLALAESENLLSQIMNYRFSKDSRSTLAGHNLGNLILTALTDTTGDFMDAVASVSKVLNVMGDIIPSSEETITLCARMEDGTIVRGESNIPKYANSIDCVYYDEPVHATDKAIKAILEADVILLGVGSLYTSILPNIIIPEIKAALQNSTGKIIYYCNAMSQPGETDGYSGEDHVNAIVKHIEKPIDLVVRCVDEIPADVIQNYENEDSHPIYFRSMVHTYAVVDQNLLSFENGKIRHDHDRVREGFYEILEVIGCPLAVK; via the coding sequence ATGAAGGTCGCAGTAGTTGGTGGCGGTAAAGGGCAGTCAGCACTTTTACGAGGTCTAAAACATATTGAATCGATTGAATTAAGTGCAATCGTTACAGTCGCAGATGATGGTGGAAGCACGGGGCGATTAAGAGAAGATTTTAATGTGCCTGCGATGGGTGATATACGAAATGTGATGCTTGCCTTAGCTGAGTCCGAAAACTTACTCTCTCAAATCATGAACTACCGTTTCAGTAAAGATTCGCGTTCGACACTTGCAGGTCACAATCTTGGAAACTTAATCCTAACAGCACTTACAGACACAACTGGAGATTTTATGGACGCCGTCGCGTCCGTATCTAAAGTCTTAAATGTTATGGGAGATATCATTCCTTCATCCGAAGAAACAATCACGTTATGCGCACGTATGGAAGATGGGACGATTGTTCGGGGAGAATCCAACATTCCTAAATATGCAAACTCAATCGATTGCGTCTACTATGATGAACCGGTACATGCAACGGATAAAGCGATTAAAGCGATTTTAGAAGCAGATGTCATTTTGCTAGGGGTCGGGTCTTTGTATACATCAATACTACCCAATATCATTATTCCCGAGATTAAAGCAGCGCTCCAAAATAGCACAGGGAAAATAATATATTACTGCAATGCAATGAGCCAACCTGGTGAAACAGATGGTTATAGTGGTGAAGATCACGTTAATGCGATCGTAAAACATATCGAAAAACCGATTGATCTTGTTGTTCGTTGTGTCGATGAAATCCCTGCGGATGTGATTCAAAACTATGAAAACGAAGATTCCCATCCAATATACTTTAGAAGCATGGTACACACCTATGCGGTTGTAGACCAAAACTTATTGAGTTTTGAAAATGGGAAAATCCGTCATGATCATGATCGTGTTCGCGAAGGGTTTTATGAAATTTTGGAGGTGATTGGATGTCCTTTAGCAGTGAAGTAA
- the uvrA gene encoding excinuclease ABC subunit UvrA: MENNKIIIKGAKENNLKNISLEIPRDKLVIMTGLSGSGKTSLAFDTIYAEGQRRYVESLSSYARQFLGNMEKPDVELIEGLSPSIAIDQKTTSNNPRSTVGTVTEIYDYLRLLYARVGVPYCPIHNVEITSQTIKQMVDRIMLLEDKTRLEILAPVVKAQKGEHRDLLDNLRKEGYVRAYIDGTLVMLDEEVTLEKNNRHDIEVVIDRIVKKEDSRYRLSDSLETALKLSDGVVLVKNGEENMVFSSNFACPECGFSIASIEPRLFSFNSPMGACHHCNGLGMTQSVDLEFLIPDSSLSIAEGGIRYYKNIVNSQNIEWQTFEHLIQFAKVDVDKPISKLTKKQMDILLYGSIVPVKYVIESRSGNSFHRNEPIEGVVSLIERRHRDTTSSSSREWYGSFMGEAVCSECHGARLNQEALSVRVGELNISQFTEQSIGDALHFMDRLELDEMKANIAELVIKEIVSRLTFLKDVGLEYLTLDRIAGSLSGGESQRIRLATQIGSRLTGVLYVLDEPSIGLHQRDNARLIQTLKNMRDLGNTLIVVEHDEETMEAADWIVDIGPGAGALGGEVIANGPLASILENEDSITGQYLSGKRRIPTPEKRRKGNKKKIEIMGAEENNLKGINVKFPLGTFIAVTGVSGSGKSSLVNEVLSKTVYHALGKQRVKPGKHKKIKGLENIDKLITIDQNPIGRTPRSNPATYTGVFDDIRDLFAKTPEAKMRGYDKGRFSFNVAGGRCEMCKGDGVKRISMHFLPDVFVKCSECDGKRYNDETLQVHYKEKTIFDILDMSIDQATEFFAPISKIRKGLETLQDVGLGYIKLGQSATTLSGGEAQRVKLASELQRPSTGKTMFVLDEPTTGLHSYDVEKLTGVLQRIVENGDTVVVIEHNLDVIKNADYVIDLGPEGGEGGGTLVACGTPEDIAQVENSYTGHYLKGVLEKG, encoded by the coding sequence ATGGAAAACAATAAAATTATCATTAAAGGTGCAAAAGAAAATAATCTAAAAAATATAAGCCTTGAAATTCCAAGAGATAAACTTGTAATTATGACTGGTTTGTCTGGTTCTGGTAAAACGAGTTTAGCGTTTGATACGATTTATGCGGAAGGTCAACGCCGCTATGTTGAATCGCTCAGTTCGTATGCACGCCAATTCTTAGGTAATATGGAAAAGCCCGATGTTGAATTAATTGAGGGTCTTTCGCCATCCATCGCAATTGATCAAAAAACGACAAGTAATAATCCCCGTTCTACAGTCGGAACTGTAACAGAGATTTATGACTACTTGCGTCTTTTATATGCTCGAGTGGGTGTTCCTTATTGCCCAATTCATAATGTTGAGATCACATCACAAACGATTAAACAAATGGTTGATCGAATCATGTTGCTTGAAGATAAAACGCGCTTAGAAATCTTGGCTCCTGTTGTGAAAGCACAAAAGGGAGAGCATCGAGATTTATTGGATAATCTTCGAAAAGAGGGTTATGTTCGTGCCTATATCGATGGTACTTTAGTGATGCTTGATGAAGAAGTAACGCTTGAAAAAAACAATCGCCATGACATCGAAGTTGTGATTGACCGAATTGTGAAAAAAGAAGACAGTCGTTACCGACTCAGTGATTCATTGGAAACAGCCTTGAAACTTAGTGATGGCGTTGTTCTTGTGAAAAATGGCGAAGAAAACATGGTGTTTTCAAGTAATTTTGCCTGTCCTGAATGTGGATTTAGTATTGCGTCCATTGAACCTCGTCTCTTTTCCTTTAATTCACCAATGGGAGCGTGCCATCACTGTAATGGTTTAGGAATGACCCAATCTGTAGATCTTGAATTTTTAATACCGGACTCAAGTTTATCAATAGCAGAGGGTGGAATTCGCTACTATAAAAATATCGTTAATTCACAAAACATTGAATGGCAAACTTTTGAACATCTTATCCAATTCGCAAAAGTAGATGTGGATAAGCCAATCAGTAAACTAACAAAAAAACAGATGGATATTTTACTCTATGGAAGTATTGTTCCGGTAAAATATGTTATTGAATCACGCTCGGGTAATAGTTTTCATCGTAACGAGCCCATTGAAGGGGTTGTAAGTCTTATTGAACGTCGTCATCGTGATACAACGTCTTCATCATCACGTGAATGGTATGGATCCTTTATGGGTGAGGCAGTGTGTTCTGAATGTCATGGTGCACGTCTCAACCAAGAGGCTTTAAGTGTTCGTGTTGGCGAGTTAAATATCAGTCAATTTACAGAACAATCCATCGGAGATGCACTTCACTTTATGGATCGTCTCGAGCTTGATGAAATGAAGGCAAATATCGCGGAATTAGTTATTAAAGAAATTGTTTCTCGTCTCACATTCTTAAAAGATGTAGGGCTTGAATATTTAACTTTAGATCGTATTGCTGGAAGTCTTTCTGGAGGAGAGTCACAACGTATTCGACTCGCTACGCAAATTGGTTCGCGATTGACCGGTGTTCTTTATGTTTTAGACGAACCATCGATTGGACTTCATCAACGTGATAATGCGCGTCTTATTCAAACTTTAAAGAACATGCGTGATCTTGGAAATACACTTATCGTTGTGGAACATGATGAGGAAACAATGGAAGCCGCAGACTGGATTGTAGATATCGGACCGGGTGCGGGTGCTTTAGGTGGAGAAGTTATTGCTAATGGTCCCCTTGCATCAATTTTAGAAAACGAAGATTCTATTACGGGTCAGTATCTTAGTGGAAAGCGAAGAATTCCTACGCCAGAAAAACGACGTAAAGGTAATAAGAAGAAAATTGAAATTATGGGTGCTGAAGAAAATAATCTAAAGGGAATTAATGTTAAGTTTCCACTTGGAACATTCATTGCAGTTACGGGTGTCAGTGGTAGTGGTAAATCGTCTCTTGTAAATGAAGTTTTAAGTAAGACGGTGTATCATGCACTAGGAAAACAACGTGTGAAACCAGGTAAACATAAGAAAATTAAAGGTCTTGAAAACATCGATAAATTGATTACGATTGATCAAAATCCAATTGGACGAACACCACGTTCAAACCCTGCAACGTATACGGGAGTATTTGATGATATTCGTGATTTATTTGCGAAAACACCGGAAGCTAAAATGCGCGGTTACGACAAAGGACGATTCTCGTTTAATGTGGCTGGTGGCCGTTGTGAAATGTGTAAGGGTGATGGCGTGAAACGGATATCGATGCACTTTTTACCGGACGTATTTGTGAAATGTAGTGAATGTGACGGTAAACGATATAACGATGAAACACTTCAGGTACATTATAAAGAAAAAACAATTTTTGATATTTTAGATATGAGCATTGATCAAGCAACAGAATTCTTTGCGCCAATTTCAAAAATTCGTAAAGGTCTTGAAACGTTACAAGATGTTGGTTTGGGATACATTAAATTAGGTCAATCAGCAACAACTTTATCAGGTGGAGAAGCACAACGGGTTAAACTCGCAAGTGAACTCCAAAGACCATCAACAGGAAAGACCATGTTTGTTTTAGATGAACCCACAACAGGTTTACACAGTTACGATGTGGAAAAACTAACGGGTGTATTACAACGAATTGTGGAAAACGGTGATACGGTTGTTGTCATTGAACATAACCTTGATGTTATTAAAAATGCAGACTATGTCATTGATCTCGGTCCAGAAGGTGGCGAAGGTGGCGGTACGCTTGTTGCTTGTGGTACACCTGAAGACATCGCTCAAGTTGAAAATAGTTATACAGGACATTATCTCAAAGGGGTATTAGAAAAGGGGTAG